One segment of Synechococcus sp. A15-24 DNA contains the following:
- the guaA gene encoding glutamine-hydrolyzing GMP synthase, protein MSQPSSDGQRQPAIVILDFGSQYSELIARRVRETEVFSVVLGYSTSAEELRAMQPKGIILSGGPSSVYAEHAPLCDPAIWELGIPVLGVCYGMQLMVQQLGGVVEAASGKAEYGKAPLEVDDPTDLLTNVTGGSTMWMSHGDSVKSLPEGFVRLAHTANTPEAAVAHLQRRLYGVQFHPEVVHSTCGMALIRNFVYHICGCEPDWTTSAFIDEAVAVVREQVGEKRVLLALSGGVDSSTLAFLLKKAIGDQLTCMFIDQGFMRKGEPEFLMDFFDRKFNINVEYINARQRFIGKLKGITDPEEKRKIIGTEFIRVFEEESKRLGPFDYLAQGTLYPDVIESAGTNVDPKTGERVAVKIKSHHNVGGLPKDLQFKLVEPLRKLFKDEVRKVGRALGLPEEIVRRHPFPGPGLAIRILGEVTDEKLNCLRDADLIVREEIREAGLYHEIWQAFAVLLPVRSVGVMGDKRTYAWPIVLRCVSSEDGMTADWSRLPYDLMETISNRIVNEVKGVNRVVLDITSKPPGTIEWE, encoded by the coding sequence ATGTCCCAGCCTTCGTCCGACGGTCAGCGTCAGCCGGCCATCGTCATCCTTGATTTCGGCTCCCAGTACTCGGAGTTGATCGCCCGCCGCGTGCGCGAAACCGAGGTGTTTTCGGTGGTGCTCGGCTACAGCACCTCAGCGGAGGAGTTGCGGGCAATGCAGCCGAAGGGGATCATCCTCAGCGGCGGTCCCAGTTCGGTGTACGCCGAGCACGCGCCACTCTGTGATCCGGCGATCTGGGAGCTGGGCATCCCGGTGCTGGGGGTCTGCTACGGCATGCAGCTGATGGTTCAGCAGCTGGGGGGTGTGGTGGAAGCCGCCAGCGGCAAGGCCGAATACGGCAAGGCACCGCTGGAGGTGGACGATCCCACCGATCTGCTCACCAACGTCACCGGTGGATCCACGATGTGGATGAGCCATGGCGACTCGGTGAAGTCCCTGCCCGAGGGATTTGTTCGCCTGGCGCACACCGCCAACACCCCGGAAGCCGCGGTTGCTCATCTACAGCGTCGCCTCTACGGCGTGCAGTTCCACCCCGAGGTGGTGCACTCCACCTGCGGCATGGCCCTGATCCGCAATTTCGTCTACCACATCTGTGGCTGTGAGCCGGACTGGACCACCAGCGCCTTCATAGATGAGGCCGTCGCAGTGGTCCGGGAGCAGGTGGGCGAGAAGCGGGTCCTGCTGGCCTTGTCCGGTGGCGTGGATTCTTCAACCCTTGCTTTCCTACTGAAGAAAGCCATTGGTGATCAGCTCACCTGCATGTTCATCGATCAGGGCTTTATGCGGAAAGGGGAGCCGGAGTTCCTGATGGACTTCTTCGATCGGAAGTTCAACATCAATGTTGAGTACATCAATGCCCGCCAACGTTTCATCGGCAAGCTGAAGGGCATCACCGATCCGGAGGAGAAGCGCAAGATCATCGGCACGGAATTTATTCGTGTGTTCGAAGAGGAGAGCAAGCGCCTTGGACCGTTCGATTACCTGGCGCAGGGAACCCTCTATCCGGATGTGATCGAGAGCGCCGGTACCAACGTCGATCCCAAGACCGGTGAGAGGGTGGCGGTGAAGATCAAGAGCCACCACAACGTGGGCGGATTGCCCAAGGATCTGCAGTTCAAGCTGGTGGAACCGCTGCGCAAGTTGTTCAAGGACGAGGTGCGCAAGGTGGGGCGTGCCTTGGGCCTGCCGGAGGAGATCGTCCGCCGCCATCCCTTCCCCGGCCCTGGCTTGGCGATCCGCATCCTGGGGGAGGTCACCGACGAGAAGCTCAACTGCCTTCGGGATGCCGACCTGATCGTGCGGGAGGAAATCCGCGAGGCAGGGCTCTATCACGAGATCTGGCAGGCCTTCGCCGTGTTGCTGCCCGTCCGCTCGGTGGGGGTGATGGGGGACAAGCGGACCTATGCCTGGCCGATTGTGCTGCGCTGCGTCTCCAGCGAAGACGGTATGACCGCCGATTGGTCACGGTTGCCTTACGACCTGATGGAAACCATCTCCAATCGCATCGTGAATGAGGTGAAGGGGGTGAACCGGGTGGTGTTGGATATCACCAGCAAACCGCCGGGCACGATCGAGTGGGAATAG
- the mrdA gene encoding penicillin-binding protein 2, whose product MAGLIQQRQTGLRQQPLVLLLVVLLFCGAMVSRLVWMQLLEGARYRELADENRIRLVPRSPIRGRLLDRKGRVLATSRLSYSLYLEPRLVGDADWPDLRDRLARLLNLDPAKLDQERQRGPDRDGYRTTLALDLRPEQVLRFREQARGLKGAQVDVDILRHYPHGTLAAHALGYTQPITESEYETLAERGYRIRDRIGRTGVEAAYESHLRGKWGGQMLEVNAMGEVQRNLGDRPSVAGQDLTLTLDLDLQQAAETALADKPGGAVVALDPKDGAILALASKPGFDPNFFSKLITTQKEYDALFSNPKKPLLSRAMNPYDPGSTWKPVTAMAGMESGKFPSDTKLHTTACITYGGHCFPDHNGVGFGHIGYADALRFSSNTFFYQVGVGAGSKALKRAADQLGFQQKTGIEIGWEESVGLVGDETWAAAGRGWAEPGTVPWIPEDMASASIGQSVVQITPLQLARAYAVFANGGWLVTPHLAQGTTDWLDADHRGKVPMKASTLATIRAGLRKVVSAGTGFGLNGPGIPTAAGKTGTAEDSTGGPDHAWFGSYAPYPNGEIVVVAFAQNTPGGGSVHALPMAKAVLAEWNRTRQE is encoded by the coding sequence GTGGCGGGATTGATCCAGCAGCGGCAGACCGGCCTACGTCAGCAACCGTTGGTGCTGTTGCTGGTGGTGCTGCTGTTCTGCGGCGCCATGGTGAGTCGCCTGGTGTGGATGCAGTTGCTGGAGGGGGCGCGCTATCGGGAACTGGCCGATGAGAACCGCATCCGTCTGGTGCCGCGGTCGCCGATCCGTGGACGTTTGCTGGACCGCAAGGGACGGGTGCTGGCCACCAGCCGACTCAGCTACTCGCTGTATCTCGAGCCACGGCTCGTGGGAGACGCGGACTGGCCGGATCTAAGGGATCGTCTGGCGCGGCTGCTGAACCTCGACCCCGCCAAGCTGGATCAGGAACGTCAGCGCGGACCGGATCGGGATGGCTATCGCACCACCCTGGCCCTGGATCTACGCCCAGAGCAGGTGCTGCGCTTCCGCGAGCAAGCGCGTGGTCTCAAGGGGGCCCAGGTGGATGTGGACATCCTGCGCCACTACCCCCATGGCACTCTGGCTGCCCATGCCCTGGGATACACCCAGCCGATCACGGAATCGGAGTACGAAACCCTTGCCGAACGGGGCTACAGAATCCGCGACCGCATCGGACGGACGGGGGTGGAAGCGGCCTACGAGTCCCATCTGCGCGGCAAGTGGGGCGGTCAGATGCTGGAGGTGAACGCGATGGGGGAGGTGCAGCGGAATCTGGGTGATCGCCCGTCCGTGGCGGGGCAGGACCTCACCCTCACGTTGGATCTCGATCTGCAGCAGGCGGCGGAAACAGCGCTGGCGGACAAGCCCGGTGGGGCGGTGGTGGCCCTTGATCCCAAGGATGGAGCCATTTTGGCGCTGGCGAGCAAACCGGGGTTTGACCCCAATTTCTTCTCCAAGCTGATCACCACACAGAAGGAATACGACGCGCTTTTTTCCAATCCAAAGAAGCCATTGCTGTCCAGGGCGATGAACCCCTACGACCCCGGCAGCACCTGGAAGCCGGTCACGGCGATGGCCGGGATGGAATCAGGCAAGTTCCCGTCGGACACCAAGTTGCACACCACGGCTTGCATCACCTACGGCGGCCATTGCTTCCCCGATCACAACGGTGTGGGATTCGGCCATATCGGGTATGCCGATGCCCTGCGTTTCTCCAGCAATACCTTTTTCTATCAAGTGGGAGTCGGTGCCGGGTCCAAGGCGCTGAAACGGGCGGCTGATCAGCTGGGCTTTCAACAGAAAACCGGCATCGAGATCGGCTGGGAGGAAAGTGTCGGATTGGTGGGCGATGAGACCTGGGCCGCGGCGGGTCGTGGCTGGGCGGAACCGGGGACGGTTCCCTGGATTCCTGAGGACATGGCCAGTGCGTCGATCGGTCAGTCCGTGGTGCAGATCACGCCGTTGCAGTTGGCCCGTGCCTACGCCGTGTTTGCCAATGGCGGTTGGTTGGTGACACCGCATCTGGCCCAGGGAACAACCGACTGGCTGGATGCTGATCACCGCGGCAAGGTGCCGATGAAAGCGTCCACGTTGGCCACGATCCGAGCGGGGTTGCGCAAGGTGGTGTCGGCGGGAACGGGGTTTGGACTCAACGGACCAGGCATTCCAACGGCAGCCGGCAAGACCGGCACCGCGGAGGACAGCACCGGCGGTCCGGACCATGCCTGGTTTGGGTCCTATGCCCCGTACCCCAATGGTGAGATTGTTGTGGTCGCTTTCGCCCAGAACACCCCTGGCGGTGGATCCGTGCATGCCCTGCCGATGGCCAAAGCGGTCCTAGCGGAATGGAACCGAACCCGTCAGGAGTGA
- a CDS encoding glycosyltransferase family 1 protein, with protein MKIAFFTETFLPKVDGIVTRLTKTVRHLVEAGDEVIVFCPEGCPDEYMGARLIGVPAMPLPLYPELKLALPRPAVSEAIDSFQPDLIHVVNPAVLGLGGIWLAKSKSIPLIASYHTHLPKYLEHYGMGMLEPLLWELLKAAHNQALLNLCTSTAMVQELSDKGIQNTDLWQRGVDTDLFRPELRSDAMRARLLGGQDDRGALLLYVGRLSAEKQIERIRPVLEALPHARLALVGDGPHRQQLQKHFEGTATTFVGYLAGEELAGAYASGDAFLFPSSTETLGLVLLEAMAAGCPVVGANRGGIPDIITDGVNGCLYEPDGADGGAASLIKASQRLLGDAAERQSLRSAARSEAERWGWAGATEQLRGYYRQVLERELSAAA; from the coding sequence GTGAAAATCGCCTTCTTCACCGAAACCTTCCTGCCGAAGGTGGATGGCATCGTCACCCGCCTCACCAAAACGGTGAGGCATCTGGTGGAGGCCGGTGATGAGGTGATCGTTTTCTGTCCGGAGGGTTGTCCGGATGAGTACATGGGTGCCCGGTTGATCGGCGTGCCCGCCATGCCTCTCCCCCTCTATCCCGAGCTCAAGCTGGCCTTGCCACGGCCCGCCGTCTCCGAAGCGATCGACAGCTTTCAACCGGACCTGATCCACGTCGTCAACCCCGCCGTGCTGGGCCTGGGGGGCATCTGGCTGGCGAAAAGCAAATCGATCCCGCTGATCGCCAGCTACCACACCCACCTGCCGAAGTACCTCGAGCACTACGGCATGGGCATGCTCGAACCCTTGCTGTGGGAATTGCTCAAGGCCGCCCACAACCAGGCACTGCTCAACCTCTGCACCTCCACCGCCATGGTGCAGGAACTGAGCGACAAAGGCATCCAGAACACTGACCTGTGGCAGCGGGGCGTCGACACCGACCTGTTCCGCCCCGAACTGCGTTCCGACGCGATGCGGGCGCGACTCCTGGGGGGCCAGGACGACCGTGGGGCCCTGTTGTTGTATGTGGGCCGGCTGTCTGCCGAGAAACAGATCGAACGGATCCGTCCGGTACTGGAAGCCCTGCCCCACGCCCGCTTGGCGTTGGTGGGCGACGGTCCGCATCGCCAACAACTGCAAAAGCATTTTGAGGGCACTGCCACCACCTTCGTGGGCTATCTGGCCGGCGAAGAACTCGCCGGCGCCTATGCCAGCGGAGATGCCTTCCTGTTCCCCTCGAGCACAGAAACCCTCGGCCTGGTGCTGCTGGAGGCCATGGCCGCCGGCTGCCCTGTGGTGGGCGCCAACCGCGGTGGCATTCCCGACATCATCACCGACGGTGTGAATGGCTGCCTCTATGAACCGGATGGAGCCGATGGCGGTGCCGCCAGCCTGATCAAAGCCAGCCAACGCCTGCTGGGTGACGCCGCCGAGCGCCAGAGCCTGCGCAGTGCCGCTCGCTCCGAAGCGGAACGCTGGGGCTGGGCTGGAGCCACAGAACAGCTCCGTGGCTATTACCGGCAAGTGCTGGAGCGGGAGCTCAGCGCGGCGGCCTGA
- a CDS encoding NAD-dependent epimerase/dehydratase family protein — MKVLVLGGDGFCGWPCAVNLADQGHDVLIVDNLSRRKIDIDLEVESLTPIVSIGERLKAWEEIGGKPMRFVHMDIAHEYQRLLDLLLEEKPNSIVHFAEQRAAPYSMKSSATKRYTVDNNVNGTHNLLAAIVESGQDIHVVHLGTMGVYGYGSHRGATIPEGYLKVEVPQPDGSRFEEEILHPASPGSVYHMTKTLDQLLFLYYNKNDKVRITDLHQGIVWGTNTDATDRDPRLTNRFDYDGDYGTVLNRFLMQAAIGYPLTVHGTGGQTRAFIHIRDSVRCVQLALENPPTQGERVKIFNQMTESHQVGELAKKVAALTGAQVNNLPNPRNEAVENDLIVDNRCFIELGLNPTTLDDGLLKEVVEIATKFADRCDRNRILCTSAWTKTQAQAIGTAS; from the coding sequence GTGAAAGTTCTCGTTCTCGGCGGTGACGGCTTCTGCGGCTGGCCCTGTGCGGTGAACCTGGCGGATCAGGGCCATGACGTGCTGATCGTGGACAACCTCAGCCGCCGCAAGATCGACATCGATCTGGAGGTGGAGTCGCTGACGCCGATCGTCAGCATCGGTGAGCGGCTGAAGGCCTGGGAGGAGATCGGCGGCAAGCCGATGCGCTTCGTTCATATGGATATCGCCCACGAATATCAGCGGCTGCTGGATCTGCTACTGGAGGAGAAGCCGAATTCGATTGTTCATTTCGCCGAACAGCGGGCCGCGCCCTATTCGATGAAAAGCAGCGCCACCAAGCGCTACACCGTCGACAACAACGTCAACGGCACCCACAACCTGCTGGCCGCCATCGTGGAAAGCGGGCAGGACATCCATGTGGTGCATCTGGGCACCATGGGTGTCTATGGCTACGGCTCCCACCGCGGTGCCACCATCCCCGAGGGCTACCTCAAGGTGGAAGTTCCCCAGCCAGACGGCAGCCGTTTCGAGGAGGAAATCCTCCACCCCGCCAGCCCGGGCAGCGTATATCACATGACCAAGACGCTGGATCAGCTGCTCTTCCTTTACTACAACAAGAACGACAAGGTCCGAATCACAGATCTGCATCAGGGCATCGTTTGGGGCACCAACACCGACGCCACCGATCGCGACCCACGCCTGACCAACCGCTTCGATTACGACGGCGACTACGGCACGGTGCTGAACCGCTTCCTGATGCAAGCCGCCATCGGTTACCCCCTCACGGTGCATGGCACCGGCGGCCAGACCCGCGCCTTCATTCACATCCGCGATTCGGTGCGGTGCGTCCAGTTGGCTCTGGAGAATCCCCCTACCCAGGGCGAACGGGTGAAGATCTTCAACCAGATGACGGAAAGCCACCAGGTGGGCGAACTGGCCAAGAAGGTGGCCGCCCTCACCGGTGCGCAGGTGAACAACCTGCCCAATCCCCGCAACGAGGCCGTCGAAAACGACCTGATCGTGGACAACCGCTGCTTCATCGAGCTGGGTCTCAATCCCACCACTCTTGATGACGGACTGTTGAAGGAAGTGGTGGAAATCGCCACCAAGTTCGCCGACCGCTGCGACCGCAACCGCATCCTCTGCACCTCTGCCTGGACCAAGACCCAGGCACAAGCCATCGGCACCGCCTCCTGA
- a CDS encoding ssl1498 family light-harvesting-like protein yields the protein MQVTTEDGGRLNAFAKEPRMEVMDLETSRSRGRSSLLMAVGGVVLVAGLMAVTVAIS from the coding sequence ATGCAGGTCACCACGGAAGACGGCGGACGCCTCAATGCTTTCGCCAAGGAGCCCCGCATGGAGGTGATGGACCTGGAGACCAGCCGCAGCCGCGGTCGCAGCTCTCTTCTAATGGCGGTCGGTGGTGTTGTGCTCGTGGCTGGCCTGATGGCAGTCACCGTTGCCATCAGCTGA
- a CDS encoding thiazole synthase, whose translation MVPNPPSSPAQGDDLIIGGRRFHSRLFTGTGKYPSMELMQQSIERSACEMVTVAVRRVQAEAAGHAGLMEAIDWTRIWMLPNTAGCTNAEEAVRVARLGRELAKLAGQEDNTFVKLEVIPDSRHLLPDPIGTLQAAEQLVKEGFTVLPYINADPLLAKHLEDAGCATVMPLGSPIGSGQGLNNAANIALIIENASVPVVVDAGIGVPSEAAQALEMGADAVLVNSAIALARDPAAMAEAMGQAVIAGRTAFSAGRLPRREEASASSPTTGLVSS comes from the coding sequence ATGGTTCCCAACCCACCCAGCTCCCCGGCCCAGGGCGATGACCTGATCATCGGCGGCCGCCGCTTCCACAGCCGGCTGTTCACCGGAACCGGGAAGTACCCCTCCATGGAGCTGATGCAACAGAGCATCGAGCGGTCTGCCTGCGAGATGGTCACCGTGGCGGTTCGCCGTGTGCAGGCCGAAGCGGCCGGCCACGCTGGATTGATGGAAGCCATCGACTGGACACGCATCTGGATGTTGCCCAACACCGCAGGCTGCACCAACGCCGAGGAGGCCGTGCGGGTGGCCAGGCTTGGCCGTGAACTCGCGAAGCTGGCTGGTCAGGAGGACAACACCTTTGTGAAGCTGGAGGTGATCCCCGACAGCCGTCATCTGCTGCCGGATCCGATCGGCACTCTCCAGGCAGCCGAGCAACTGGTGAAGGAAGGCTTCACCGTGTTGCCCTACATCAATGCCGATCCCTTGCTGGCAAAGCACCTCGAGGACGCCGGTTGCGCCACGGTGATGCCCCTCGGTTCACCAATCGGCTCAGGCCAGGGATTGAACAATGCCGCCAACATCGCCTTGATCATCGAAAACGCCTCAGTACCGGTGGTTGTCGATGCCGGCATCGGTGTGCCCAGCGAAGCGGCTCAGGCCCTGGAGATGGGTGCCGACGCTGTGCTGGTGAACAGTGCGATCGCGCTAGCCCGAGACCCTGCAGCCATGGCCGAGGCCATGGGTCAGGCCGTGATCGCTGGACGAACTGCCTTCAGCGCCGGCCGGCTTCCCCGCCGCGAGGAGGCCTCCGCCAGTTCCCCCACTACCGGCCTGGTCAGCAGCTGA
- a CDS encoding tetratricopeptide repeat protein: MNLLPQTYLLGLVGLLAIAAVVVGRQLLRVRRDESRLQQLEQSGTAKSRQAADLYELGSVQLRKRLYPQATATLKQALKRLGDEPDEARAVIENALGFALAAQKNYEEASKHYKLALKAKPNYPVALNNLGYAQDKLLKSEEALTLYRRTLEIEPENQTAKRAVKKLEKRV, from the coding sequence GTGAACCTGCTGCCCCAGACCTACCTGCTGGGCCTGGTCGGCCTGCTCGCCATCGCCGCGGTGGTGGTCGGCAGGCAATTGCTGCGTGTGCGTCGTGACGAATCACGGCTGCAGCAGTTGGAACAATCCGGCACGGCCAAGTCTCGCCAGGCTGCCGATCTCTACGAGCTGGGCTCCGTGCAGTTGCGCAAACGGCTGTATCCCCAGGCCACAGCCACGCTGAAACAGGCGTTGAAACGTCTGGGTGATGAACCCGATGAAGCTCGGGCTGTGATCGAAAATGCCCTGGGCTTTGCCTTAGCTGCCCAGAAGAACTACGAGGAAGCCAGCAAGCACTACAAGCTTGCTCTCAAGGCCAAGCCGAATTACCCGGTGGCCTTAAACAACCTGGGATATGCCCAGGACAAACTTCTCAAATCAGAAGAGGCGTTGACGCTCTACCGGCGCACCCTGGAGATCGAACCCGAGAACCAGACGGCGAAGCGGGCCGTCAAAAAGCTTGAGAAACGGGTCTGA
- the rplT gene encoding 50S ribosomal protein L20: MARVKRGNVARKRRNKILRLARGFRGGNGTQFRTANQRVMKALCNAYRDRRRRKRDFRRLWIARINAAARINGVSYSRLMGGLKKADVRLNRKMLAQLAVVDPSSFSNVVATAKG, encoded by the coding sequence ATGGCTCGCGTCAAGAGAGGCAACGTCGCCCGTAAGCGCCGCAACAAGATCCTGCGGCTTGCCCGTGGCTTCCGCGGCGGCAACGGAACCCAGTTCCGCACCGCCAATCAGCGGGTGATGAAGGCGTTGTGCAACGCCTACCGCGATCGTCGTCGTCGCAAGCGCGATTTCCGTCGCCTCTGGATTGCTCGCATCAATGCCGCAGCACGCATCAATGGCGTGAGCTACAGCCGTTTGATGGGTGGCCTGAAAAAAGCCGACGTTCGTCTGAATCGCAAGATGCTGGCTCAGCTGGCTGTGGTGGATCCCAGCAGCTTCAGCAACGTGGTCGCCACCGCCAAAGGCTGA
- the rpmI gene encoding 50S ribosomal protein L35: MPKLKTRKAAAKRFKATGTGKFTRRRAFRNHLLDHKTPKQKRHLATKAVVHETDELRVVRMLPYA; this comes from the coding sequence ATGCCCAAGCTGAAGACCCGCAAAGCTGCCGCCAAGCGGTTCAAGGCAACCGGCACTGGCAAATTCACGCGTCGTCGTGCGTTCCGCAACCACCTGCTGGACCACAAGACCCCCAAGCAGAAGCGTCACCTCGCCACCAAGGCTGTGGTTCACGAGACCGACGAACTGCGGGTGGTGCGCATGCTTCCGTACGCCTGA